From the Clostridia bacterium genome, the window ACTGCCACCAAACGCCCTTTATTTAAATTGTTGCTGCAAGTCTCGCCCAATTTGCGCCAGGCTACAATGCGAATAAAGTCAGTACCCCGTTCGCCCTGCTGGTTAGTAAAAGGGCGATCAACTGCTAAGGTGAAGCTGGCCACGGGAACCCCGCTAGGCGTATATCTCAGCTCCGGATCCCGCGTCAGTCTGCCGATGAGAATTACCCGGTTAAGCATATTTTTGCCCCCTAGCCTTGCTCAGCTGCCGAAGCTGCTGGTTCCTCGTCCCGCCGAGTGATCAAATGGCGCAGA encodes:
- a CDS encoding single-stranded DNA-binding protein, which produces MLNRVILIGRLTRDPELRYTPSGVPVASFTLAVDRPFTNQQGERGTDFIRIVAWRKLGETCSNNLNKGRLVAVEGRLQIRSYDASDGTRRQAAEVVADDVRFLDRPREGQGSSTPPAADAPGFEDLDEEFPPEDEVPF